In Arthrobacter sp. CDRTa11, one DNA window encodes the following:
- the pepN gene encoding aminopeptidase N has product MNLTRAEARERAELIAVESYDVSLDLTKGEKVFGSTTTVRFTARPESSTFIDAVTHAVHSVTLNGRSLDPETVSDGIRIQLTGLAAENELTVVADAPYMNTGEGLHRFVDPVDNEVYLYTQFEVPDSRRMFAVFEQPDLKATFAFTVTAPSHWDLISNSPTPAAQVTTPGDDGGARSVWKFAATPRLSSYVTALIAGPYQSVRSEVASSDGRVIPLGIFARKSLMQYLDADNIFELTRQGFEFFEAQFGCPYPFEKYDQLFVPEFNAGAMENAGAVTILEGYVFRSKVTGAQIERRAITVLHELAHMWFGDLVTMRWWNDLWLNESFAEYMSHLAAVENTSFTSAWTTFASVEKSWAYRQDQLPTTHPIFAEINDLQDVEVNFDGITYAKGASVLRQLVAWVGPEQFMAGVREYFAKHAWRNTELSDLMVELEKASGRDLDLWGRLWLETAGVNTLKPELDVDGEGKLTSFAILQSAVTDWPTIRPHRLAVGFYNLNSAGKLERVHREELDVDGERTEVPALAGMAQPDLILVNDDDLAYAKVRLDERSLATATAHLKDFSASLPRTLVWNSAWDAARDGETPARLYVELILANVAAESDSSVILVQLRQLATTLNFYVAEKHREATIVAAVDRLWELASSVPGGSDAQLQFIKSFALLSRSSSQLDKVAGILDGSLILDGLTVDQDLRWELLTSLVVGGRFGQEQIDAEMARDNTASGQNAAAQAKAAIPTPEAKAEAWESIVVKGELSNALQNSAVAGFSRVLDRSLLEPYSEKYFEAVPGIVATRTHALAQQIVVGLYPALLTTQATIDRTDGFLAALPAESAALRRMMLENRDGVARALRARAADVLPGDV; this is encoded by the coding sequence ATGAACCTGACGCGCGCCGAAGCCCGTGAGCGCGCCGAACTGATCGCCGTTGAGTCCTACGATGTCAGCCTGGACCTGACCAAAGGCGAAAAGGTCTTTGGGAGCACCACCACAGTAAGATTCACGGCCCGGCCGGAATCCTCCACATTTATCGACGCCGTCACGCATGCCGTGCACAGCGTGACCCTCAACGGCCGCAGCCTGGACCCGGAGACCGTGTCGGACGGGATTCGCATCCAGCTGACCGGCCTCGCCGCCGAGAACGAGCTGACGGTGGTGGCCGACGCCCCGTACATGAACACCGGTGAGGGCCTGCACCGCTTTGTGGATCCCGTAGACAACGAGGTCTACCTGTACACCCAGTTTGAGGTGCCGGATTCGCGGCGGATGTTCGCAGTTTTTGAGCAGCCGGACCTCAAGGCCACGTTCGCCTTCACGGTCACCGCGCCGTCGCATTGGGACCTCATCTCCAACTCCCCCACACCGGCCGCCCAGGTGACCACTCCCGGAGACGACGGCGGAGCCCGCTCGGTCTGGAAGTTCGCTGCCACGCCGAGGTTGTCCTCATACGTGACGGCCCTGATCGCGGGACCGTACCAGTCGGTCCGCAGTGAAGTGGCCAGTTCGGATGGGCGGGTCATTCCGCTGGGCATCTTCGCCCGGAAGTCCCTGATGCAGTACCTCGATGCGGACAACATCTTTGAACTGACCCGGCAGGGGTTCGAATTCTTCGAAGCCCAGTTCGGCTGCCCCTATCCGTTCGAAAAGTATGACCAGCTGTTTGTGCCGGAGTTTAATGCCGGCGCCATGGAAAACGCAGGCGCCGTGACCATCCTGGAAGGCTATGTGTTCCGGAGCAAAGTCACCGGAGCGCAGATCGAACGGCGCGCCATCACCGTGCTCCACGAGCTCGCCCACATGTGGTTCGGGGACCTCGTGACCATGCGTTGGTGGAACGACCTGTGGCTGAACGAATCCTTTGCCGAATACATGTCCCACCTCGCGGCAGTGGAGAACACGTCCTTCACGAGCGCCTGGACAACGTTTGCCTCCGTGGAGAAGAGCTGGGCCTACCGCCAGGACCAGCTGCCGACCACGCACCCCATCTTTGCCGAGATCAACGACCTGCAGGATGTGGAAGTCAATTTCGACGGCATCACCTATGCCAAGGGCGCTTCGGTGCTCCGCCAACTTGTGGCCTGGGTGGGGCCGGAGCAATTTATGGCCGGTGTCCGCGAGTACTTCGCCAAGCACGCCTGGCGGAACACCGAACTCAGCGACCTGATGGTGGAACTGGAGAAGGCCAGCGGCCGCGACCTGGACCTCTGGGGACGGCTGTGGCTGGAGACGGCCGGCGTCAATACCCTCAAACCGGAACTTGACGTGGACGGAGAGGGAAAGCTCACCTCCTTCGCCATCCTCCAGTCCGCTGTCACGGACTGGCCCACCATCCGTCCGCACCGGCTGGCGGTGGGTTTCTACAACCTCAACAGCGCCGGCAAGCTCGAACGCGTCCACCGGGAGGAACTTGACGTCGACGGCGAGCGGACGGAGGTTCCCGCCCTGGCCGGCATGGCGCAGCCTGACCTGATCCTGGTCAATGACGACGACCTCGCGTATGCAAAGGTCCGGCTGGATGAACGCTCGCTGGCTACCGCCACAGCCCACCTGAAGGATTTCAGCGCCAGCCTGCCCCGGACGCTCGTGTGGAACTCGGCCTGGGACGCCGCCCGCGACGGGGAGACGCCGGCGCGGCTTTATGTGGAGCTGATCCTGGCCAACGTGGCCGCCGAGTCGGATTCCTCCGTGATCCTGGTGCAGCTGCGCCAGCTTGCCACCACACTGAATTTCTATGTTGCCGAAAAGCACCGCGAGGCCACCATTGTGGCCGCCGTGGATCGCCTCTGGGAATTGGCGTCCTCCGTTCCCGGCGGGTCCGACGCGCAGCTGCAGTTCATCAAGTCCTTTGCCCTGCTGTCACGCAGCAGTTCGCAGCTGGACAAGGTGGCGGGCATCCTGGACGGTTCCCTCATCCTGGACGGGCTGACGGTGGACCAGGATCTTCGCTGGGAGCTGCTGACCTCGCTGGTGGTTGGCGGGCGCTTCGGCCAGGAACAGATCGACGCTGAGATGGCACGGGACAACACCGCCAGCGGACAGAACGCCGCGGCCCAGGCCAAGGCAGCCATTCCAACGCCCGAGGCGAAGGCCGAGGCCTGGGAGTCGATCGTGGTCAAGGGCGAACTCTCGAACGCGCTCCAAAACTCCGCAGTTGCCGGCTTCTCCCGCGTCTTGGACCGCTCGCTGCTGGAGCCGTACTCGGAAAAGTACTTCGAGGCCGTTCCCGGGATCGTTGCTACCCGTACCCACGCGCTGGCCCAGCAGATCGTCGTCGGCCTGTATCCGGCGCTGCTGACCACCCAGGCGACCATCGACCGCACCGATGGCTTCCTGGCGGCCCTGCCCGCGGAAAGCGCCGCGCTGCGGCGGATGATGCTGGAAAACCGCGACGGCGTTGCCCGGGCACTGCGCGCACGGGCTGCCGATGTCCTGCCCGGCGATGTCTAG
- a CDS encoding OsmC family protein → MSLGEHHYSLTVRWTGNLGDGTSSYRGYSRDHDVQIPGLPVLKGSADPTFHGDRSRYNPEQLLLAALAQCHMLSFLHVAVRHGVVVTDYQDDATGMMRLNRDGSGQFESVTLHPQVTLADPAHVALAEELHREANQVCFIARSVNFPVHHEPVTLTA, encoded by the coding sequence ATGAGCCTGGGTGAACACCACTATTCCCTGACCGTCCGGTGGACCGGCAACCTGGGAGACGGCACGTCCTCCTACCGCGGGTACTCCCGCGACCACGACGTCCAGATCCCGGGGTTGCCGGTCCTGAAGGGCTCCGCCGACCCCACCTTCCATGGGGACAGGTCACGGTATAACCCCGAGCAACTGCTGTTGGCCGCGCTGGCCCAGTGCCACATGCTGTCCTTCCTTCATGTGGCGGTGCGGCACGGCGTGGTGGTCACGGATTACCAGGACGATGCCACGGGAATGATGCGGCTGAACCGGGACGGCAGTGGGCAGTTCGAGTCGGTGACCTTGCACCCGCAGGTGACTTTGGCGGACCCGGCCCATGTTGCACTCGCGGAGGAGCTGCACCGCGAGGCCAACCAGGTGTGCTTCATCGCACGCAGCGTCAACTTCCCCGTGCACCATGAACCCGTGACGCTGACGGCCTGA
- a CDS encoding epimerase: protein MRILILGGTAFLSAEVARQAVAAGHQTACLARGSAAEPPEGVRWLKADRSLGANSYTEAAGEWDAVIEVARDPALAREALAALAGRAAHWTFVSSCSVYADHSVPSADEDADLLPPLPVGTPSTPENYGESKSAIEQATLEAAPGKAHFCRAGLISGPGDPSDRYGYWPARFARDSQAALVPDIAGHATQVIDVRDVAAWILDAAGRGITGPLNALGEQVPFGEYIAASRSLAGHQGEVVPAAEDWLVEQGVEYWSGQDSLPLWLPPGHDGFCTRSNAAARAAGLTLRPWQETLEDTLEDERRRGLSRERKAGLTPATEARLVKELRGAL, encoded by the coding sequence ATGCGCATCCTGATCCTGGGCGGAACCGCCTTCCTCTCCGCAGAAGTTGCCCGGCAGGCTGTCGCCGCCGGTCATCAAACAGCATGCTTGGCCCGTGGTTCAGCGGCGGAACCGCCGGAGGGTGTCCGGTGGCTGAAGGCAGACCGTTCACTGGGCGCGAACAGCTACACAGAGGCGGCAGGAGAGTGGGACGCCGTCATAGAAGTGGCACGGGATCCTGCCCTGGCCAGGGAGGCTTTGGCGGCGCTGGCCGGCCGTGCAGCCCACTGGACGTTCGTTTCCAGCTGTTCCGTCTACGCTGACCACTCTGTGCCCTCTGCGGACGAGGACGCGGACCTCCTGCCGCCCCTGCCGGTGGGGACGCCGTCGACGCCGGAGAACTACGGGGAATCGAAGTCGGCCATTGAGCAGGCCACCCTGGAGGCTGCCCCCGGCAAAGCCCACTTTTGCCGGGCCGGGCTGATCAGCGGTCCCGGCGACCCATCCGACAGGTACGGGTACTGGCCGGCCAGGTTCGCCCGGGACAGCCAGGCCGCACTTGTCCCCGACATTGCCGGCCACGCCACTCAAGTCATCGACGTCCGGGACGTTGCCGCGTGGATTCTTGACGCCGCGGGCCGCGGTATTACAGGGCCGCTCAACGCGCTGGGGGAGCAGGTTCCGTTCGGCGAGTATATTGCCGCGTCGCGGAGCCTTGCCGGCCACCAGGGGGAAGTTGTGCCCGCCGCTGAAGACTGGCTGGTGGAACAGGGCGTCGAATATTGGTCGGGACAGGACTCCCTGCCGCTCTGGCTGCCGCCGGGCCATGACGGCTTCTGCACCCGCAGCAATGCGGCCGCGAGAGCGGCCGGCCTCACCCTGCGCCCCTGGCAGGAAACGCTGGAGGACACGCTCGAGGACGAACGCCGTCGGGGGCTGTCCCGCGAACGGAAAGCGGGCCTCACGCCCGCCACGGAAGCACGGCTGGTCAAGGAGCTGCGCGGAGCCCTCTAA
- a CDS encoding mechanosensitive ion channel family protein encodes MFSTLSITPLNSQSDGISVPGIVISLGIGVAVWLVATFLISRISRRVASGSNLFKKPHFKWVAPALRALDHERRVQRAETIGSLLNSIVGVLVAVITIMYVLQNLDINIAPLLTSVGILGVAIGFGAQQLIRDFLAGIFITIEDQYGIGDVIETSEVVGVVESMGLRITRVRSEDGAIWYLRNGEILRVGNRSQGNYVPLPDAPDAGTDEAGAGHTADNKKSEQKAGE; translated from the coding sequence ATGTTCAGCACGTTGTCGATCACACCCCTTAACTCCCAATCCGATGGAATCAGCGTTCCGGGCATCGTCATCAGCCTTGGCATCGGTGTTGCCGTCTGGCTGGTGGCAACCTTTCTCATCTCCCGGATCAGCAGGCGGGTGGCCTCCGGCAGCAACCTGTTCAAGAAGCCGCACTTCAAGTGGGTGGCACCGGCACTCCGGGCGCTGGACCACGAACGCCGTGTACAGCGAGCGGAAACCATCGGCTCCCTGCTGAACAGCATCGTGGGGGTCCTGGTGGCCGTGATCACCATCATGTACGTGCTGCAGAACCTCGACATCAACATTGCACCGCTGCTGACCAGCGTAGGAATCCTGGGTGTGGCCATCGGTTTTGGTGCCCAGCAGCTCATCCGCGATTTCCTGGCCGGCATTTTTATCACCATTGAGGACCAGTACGGGATCGGTGATGTCATCGAGACCAGCGAGGTGGTGGGCGTTGTTGAGTCCATGGGCCTGCGCATTACCCGGGTCCGTTCCGAGGACGGTGCCATCTGGTACCTCCGCAACGGCGAGATCCTTCGCGTTGGAAACCGTTCGCAGGGCAATTATGTCCCGCTGCCTGACGCCCCCGACGCCGGCACTGACGAGGCTGGGGCCGGGCACACCGCCGACAACAAAAAGTCTGAGCAAAAGGCCGGAGAATAG
- a CDS encoding globin, whose protein sequence is MTTPAEPQQPRQLMQNDPFSQPGYTDNFYNAVGGHETFVRLIDVFYDGVATDPLLRPMYPEEDLAPAKRRFLMFLEQYWGGPTTYGEERGHPRLRMRHMPFQVTPEAKDRWLFHMRAAVDALELPPLYETTLWDYMERAALSMVNSASGA, encoded by the coding sequence ATGACCACACCTGCCGAACCGCAGCAGCCGCGCCAGCTGATGCAGAACGATCCGTTCAGCCAGCCCGGGTACACGGACAACTTCTACAATGCCGTGGGAGGCCACGAGACATTCGTGCGGCTCATCGACGTTTTCTACGACGGCGTGGCAACGGATCCGTTGCTGCGGCCCATGTATCCGGAAGAGGATCTGGCCCCGGCAAAACGGCGGTTCCTTATGTTCCTGGAGCAGTACTGGGGCGGCCCCACAACGTACGGCGAGGAACGCGGCCACCCCCGGCTGCGGATGCGCCACATGCCGTTCCAGGTCACGCCGGAAGCGAAGGACCGCTGGCTGTTCCATATGCGGGCTGCCGTTGATGCACTTGAGCTGCCCCCGCTGTATGAAACAACACTCTGGGACTACATGGAACGCGCCGCGCTGTCCATGGTCAACAGCGCATCCGGGGCCTGA
- a CDS encoding acyl-CoA thioesterase, which produces MTEAEAGLLAPPSGDPTSSLIKLLDLGQLEGARTDEDIFLGPSQQQPHQRVFGGQVLAQSLIASMRTVDADRFVHSMHGYFLRPGDANQPITFGVQRLRDGRSFSARRVHAYQDGVPILSMIASFQGEDEGIEHESTMPKGIPDPESLPSTADLLGKFDHPVARHWSYERPFDIRHVDPPLYVSAKGKKDARNAVWMKTFGPMPDNPNLHRAALAYASDYTILESILRRHGLSWITPGMNVASLDHAMWWHRPARVDEWLLYVQESPSAQGARGLATGKIFNRDGLHVASVAQEGMVRVPTDLKNKVVGAFQSKVLEHQIRKAERD; this is translated from the coding sequence ATGACTGAAGCCGAAGCCGGATTGCTGGCGCCGCCCAGCGGCGACCCCACCTCATCGCTCATCAAACTCCTGGATCTTGGCCAGCTTGAGGGCGCCCGGACGGACGAGGACATTTTCCTGGGACCCTCACAGCAGCAGCCCCATCAGCGGGTGTTCGGCGGCCAGGTGCTGGCGCAGTCCCTCATCGCCTCCATGCGGACGGTGGATGCTGACCGCTTTGTGCATTCGATGCACGGGTATTTCCTGCGGCCCGGGGATGCCAATCAGCCCATCACGTTCGGCGTCCAGCGGCTGCGCGACGGCCGTTCCTTCTCGGCCCGCCGTGTCCACGCCTACCAGGACGGCGTGCCCATCCTCTCCATGATTGCTTCCTTCCAGGGCGAGGACGAAGGCATCGAGCACGAATCCACCATGCCCAAGGGCATCCCGGACCCCGAGTCGCTTCCCAGCACCGCGGACCTGTTAGGCAAGTTCGATCATCCGGTGGCACGCCACTGGTCCTACGAGCGGCCGTTTGATATCCGGCATGTGGACCCGCCCCTTTACGTCTCGGCGAAGGGCAAAAAGGACGCACGGAACGCTGTCTGGATGAAAACCTTTGGCCCCATGCCCGACAATCCCAACCTGCACCGGGCGGCCCTGGCGTATGCGAGCGACTACACCATCCTGGAATCAATCCTGCGCCGGCATGGACTGAGCTGGATTACGCCGGGCATGAACGTGGCAAGCCTGGATCACGCCATGTGGTGGCACCGTCCGGCACGGGTGGACGAGTGGCTGCTCTACGTTCAGGAGTCCCCCAGTGCCCAGGGTGCCCGTGGCCTCGCGACCGGCAAAATCTTCAACCGGGACGGGCTGCATGTGGCGTCGGTGGCCCAGGAGGGAATGGTCCGGGTCCCCACCGATCTGAAGAACAAGGTGGTGGGCGCCTTCCAGTCCAAAGTGCTGGAACACCAGATCCGAAAAGCTGAGCGGGACTGA
- the ettA gene encoding energy-dependent translational throttle protein EttA, which produces MAEFIYTMTKARKAVGEKLILDDVSMSFFPGAKIGVVGPNGAGKSTILKIMAGLDTPSNGEARLSPGYSVGILLQEPPLNEEKTVLGNVQEGVGEIYGKIQRFNEISEEMASPDADYDTLLEEMGHLQEAIDAADAWDLDSQLEQAMDALRCPPADADVTMLSGGERRRVALCKLLLQKPDLLLLDEPTNHLDAESVLWLEQHLSNYAGAVLAVTHDRYFLDHVAEWIAEVDRGHLYPYEGNYSTYLEKKRARLEIQGKKDAKQAKRLTEELEWVRSNAKGRQTKSKARLARYEEMAAEADRTRKLDFEEIQIPPGPRLGGLVLEAKNLQKGFDDRILIDGLSFSLPRNGIVGVIGPNGVGKSTLFKTIVGLEPLDGGELKIGDSVKISYADQNRGGIDPNKSLWEVVSDGLDYIQVGHVEMPSRAYVAAFGFKGPDQQKKAGVLSGGERNRLNLALTLKQGGNLLLLDEPTNDLDVETLSSLENALLEFPGCAVVVSHDRWFLDRVATHILAYEGDDENPSKWYWFEGNFESYEENKVERLGPDAAKPHRVTHRRLTRD; this is translated from the coding sequence ATGGCGGAATTTATCTACACAATGACCAAGGCCCGTAAGGCCGTTGGCGAAAAACTTATTCTTGACGACGTAAGCATGTCCTTCTTCCCTGGCGCCAAAATTGGTGTTGTTGGCCCGAATGGTGCCGGTAAGTCCACCATCCTCAAGATCATGGCCGGACTGGATACTCCCTCCAACGGCGAAGCCCGGCTCAGCCCCGGCTACTCGGTGGGGATCCTGCTCCAGGAGCCGCCGCTGAATGAGGAAAAGACGGTCCTGGGCAACGTCCAGGAGGGCGTTGGCGAGATCTACGGCAAGATCCAGCGGTTCAACGAGATCTCCGAGGAAATGGCCAGCCCGGACGCTGACTACGACACACTGCTTGAAGAAATGGGCCACCTGCAGGAGGCCATTGACGCCGCCGACGCCTGGGACCTGGACTCCCAGCTCGAGCAGGCCATGGACGCCCTTCGGTGCCCGCCGGCTGATGCCGATGTCACCATGCTTTCAGGCGGTGAACGCCGCCGGGTGGCGCTCTGCAAGCTTCTTTTGCAGAAGCCTGACCTGCTCCTGCTCGATGAGCCCACCAACCACCTTGACGCCGAAAGCGTGCTCTGGCTGGAGCAGCACCTTTCCAACTACGCCGGCGCAGTCCTGGCCGTTACCCACGACCGGTACTTCCTTGACCACGTGGCCGAATGGATCGCCGAGGTGGACCGCGGCCACCTCTACCCCTATGAGGGCAACTACTCCACTTACCTGGAGAAGAAGCGGGCGCGCCTGGAGATCCAGGGCAAAAAGGACGCCAAACAGGCCAAGCGCCTCACCGAGGAACTGGAATGGGTCCGCTCCAACGCCAAGGGCCGCCAGACCAAGTCCAAGGCCCGCCTGGCGCGCTACGAGGAAATGGCCGCCGAAGCGGACCGCACCCGGAAGCTCGATTTCGAAGAGATCCAGATTCCGCCGGGACCGCGCCTGGGCGGGCTCGTCCTGGAGGCGAAAAACCTCCAGAAGGGCTTCGACGACCGGATCCTGATCGACGGGCTGTCCTTCAGCCTTCCGCGGAACGGCATCGTGGGTGTCATCGGCCCCAACGGCGTGGGCAAATCCACGCTGTTCAAGACCATCGTGGGGCTGGAACCGCTCGACGGCGGAGAGCTGAAGATCGGCGACTCCGTCAAGATCTCCTACGCCGACCAGAACCGTGGCGGCATCGACCCCAACAAGTCGTTGTGGGAGGTCGTCTCAGACGGCCTGGACTACATCCAGGTGGGCCACGTCGAAATGCCGTCCCGCGCCTACGTGGCCGCTTTCGGCTTCAAGGGTCCGGACCAGCAGAAAAAGGCAGGCGTGCTTTCCGGTGGTGAGCGCAACAGGCTGAACCTGGCACTGACCCTTAAGCAGGGCGGTAACCTGCTGCTGCTTGACGAACCGACCAACGACCTCGACGTCGAGACCCTCAGCAGCTTGGAGAACGCGCTGCTTGAATTCCCCGGCTGCGCCGTGGTGGTCTCGCACGACCGGTGGTTCCTGGACCGGGTGGCAACCCACATCCTCGCCTACGAAGGCGACGACGAAAACCCGTCCAAGTGGTACTGGTTTGAGGGCAACTTCGAATCTTACGAAGAGAACAAGGTGGAGCGACTCGGACCCGATGCGGCCAAGCCTCACCGCGTCACGCACCGCCGCCTGACCCGCGACTAA
- a CDS encoding DUF6993 domain-containing protein, with the protein MKRATEHRKKNHVGVLLAVRQEPTASFGRVWAGCVVVAASLSVAVSLSACTGGAQSNGDKPGAPAATTTQAPSPATPSSSPPEAASPGGAAAGSSSAAGGRAPAEDPATAVLRQTVTDVLSRLAAGTPKPATAQVTEALTGAGIAAAALEVSQSSTPTGLEADAVEAAVLQGSDCVVGQIRDGGVAVTVLPVLATGKCFVGSAA; encoded by the coding sequence ATGAAGCGCGCCACGGAACACCGCAAAAAGAATCACGTCGGTGTCCTGTTGGCGGTTCGCCAAGAGCCCACGGCCTCCTTCGGCCGTGTGTGGGCCGGATGCGTCGTTGTTGCGGCGTCACTGTCGGTTGCGGTGTCGCTGTCGGCCTGTACAGGCGGTGCCCAGTCCAACGGGGACAAGCCGGGGGCCCCTGCCGCAACAACAACGCAGGCCCCGTCACCAGCAACTCCGTCATCATCCCCGCCTGAGGCTGCAAGCCCCGGTGGTGCCGCAGCGGGATCCTCCTCCGCAGCAGGGGGACGCGCTCCGGCGGAGGATCCTGCCACCGCCGTGCTCAGGCAGACCGTCACTGATGTGCTGAGCCGGCTCGCTGCCGGGACACCGAAGCCGGCTACTGCCCAGGTGACTGAGGCCCTGACCGGTGCCGGCATCGCGGCAGCTGCCTTGGAAGTGTCCCAAAGCAGCACGCCAACAGGGCTGGAAGCTGACGCTGTCGAAGCCGCTGTCCTGCAGGGGAGTGACTGTGTTGTGGGCCAGATTCGTGACGGCGGCGTAGCAGTGACTGTTCTTCCCGTCCTGGCCACCGGCAAGTGCTTTGTAGGCTCAGCCGCCTGA
- a CDS encoding single-stranded DNA-binding protein: MSDNITVRGFVATEIKSSTTPGGVGTASFRLGSTDRHYDRALGAWVDGNTNWFTVQGYRQLAGNMGCSIKKGQRVIVVGRLKLRSWEKEGRVYYATEIDAESVGHDLMWGSANYIRTASKGPYLVSDQGAEAQSEGSFPAGSEDAAGESGSGEAGDDPAGDGSAAIYLEDANGELIPVDPETGELADATA; this comes from the coding sequence ATGAGTGACAACATTACGGTCCGTGGCTTCGTCGCCACGGAAATCAAAAGCTCCACCACCCCAGGCGGCGTCGGCACGGCTTCCTTCCGCCTTGGATCCACGGACCGGCACTACGACCGTGCTTTGGGCGCCTGGGTTGATGGCAACACCAACTGGTTTACGGTTCAGGGCTACCGCCAGCTCGCGGGAAACATGGGCTGCAGCATCAAGAAGGGCCAGCGCGTGATCGTTGTGGGGCGTCTGAAGCTCCGGAGCTGGGAGAAAGAAGGGCGGGTTTATTACGCAACCGAAATTGACGCAGAATCCGTAGGCCACGATCTGATGTGGGGTTCGGCAAACTACATCCGCACAGCGTCCAAAGGTCCCTACTTAGTGTCGGATCAGGGCGCGGAAGCACAGTCGGAGGGTTCCTTCCCGGCAGGTTCGGAGGACGCAGCCGGCGAATCCGGCAGCGGCGAGGCTGGGGATGACCCGGCCGGCGACGGATCCGCAGCGATCTACCTCGAGGACGCCAACGGCGAGCTCATCCCGGTCGATCCGGAAACGGGGGAACTAGCGGACGCAACTGCCTAG
- a CDS encoding ROK family protein, with product MSDVRRSNLALVLGRISQSAPGSHLTRAQIAAATGLTKASVSSLVLDLLDAGIVREIGLNPQGERGRPGVGVELNPARAVMGMEINVDYIAAGLVDLSGTLLAQETRERDNRNIPAGPVVAALAELVSDLREVALAQGITVLGGGLAVPGLVDDRTGTVIMAPNLGWDSEVLDLGSVLPGAPLGTRLFNEANAAALAELRYRPAAGTDFVFVSGEVGVGGGLVIGSELFTGPDGHAGELGHVVVHPEGSVCSCGGTGCLETIAGQDAIFVAAGIGSGIKDAGQVQQPGGSWGHAALSRSESIARLLAALRRDDPAAVTAVSRAGHYLGVAIASTARLLNISSVVLGGHFALLADWLRPALAESLTTYAPGKVPPGQISLSAVGEAGALLGAAGSVVRSLVEAPHRLQA from the coding sequence ATGAGTGACGTCCGCAGAAGCAACCTGGCCCTGGTCCTGGGCCGCATTTCCCAATCTGCCCCAGGAAGCCATCTCACTCGGGCGCAGATAGCCGCTGCCACCGGACTCACCAAGGCCTCAGTGTCCAGCCTGGTCCTGGATCTGCTGGATGCCGGGATTGTCCGGGAAATCGGACTGAACCCCCAGGGTGAGCGCGGGCGTCCCGGTGTGGGAGTGGAACTGAATCCGGCACGGGCTGTGATGGGCATGGAGATCAACGTTGACTACATTGCAGCAGGCCTGGTGGATCTTTCGGGCACCTTGCTGGCTCAGGAGACCCGTGAGCGTGACAACCGGAACATTCCCGCCGGCCCTGTAGTGGCAGCCCTGGCCGAGCTGGTCTCGGACCTTCGGGAAGTGGCACTGGCCCAAGGGATCACTGTCCTGGGCGGGGGACTGGCGGTTCCGGGCCTTGTTGACGACAGGACCGGGACCGTGATCATGGCCCCCAACCTCGGCTGGGACTCTGAGGTCCTGGACCTTGGGTCTGTCCTTCCCGGGGCGCCGCTGGGCACCCGGCTTTTTAACGAGGCCAATGCAGCGGCACTTGCCGAGCTCCGGTACCGGCCAGCCGCCGGCACCGACTTTGTTTTTGTCTCAGGCGAAGTGGGCGTCGGTGGAGGTTTGGTGATCGGTTCGGAGCTTTTCACTGGGCCGGACGGCCATGCAGGGGAACTCGGACACGTGGTGGTCCATCCGGAAGGTTCGGTATGCTCCTGCGGCGGAACGGGGTGCCTGGAAACCATTGCCGGCCAGGACGCGATTTTTGTGGCCGCCGGCATTGGCTCGGGCATAAAAGATGCCGGACAGGTCCAGCAGCCCGGTGGCTCATGGGGGCATGCCGCACTCTCAAGATCCGAAAGCATAGCTCGGCTGCTGGCCGCGCTCCGCAGGGATGACCCTGCGGCAGTCACGGCAGTATCCCGTGCCGGGCACTACCTTGGGGTGGCGATCGCCTCCACGGCAAGGCTGCTCAACATTTCCTCGGTGGTGCTTGGCGGCCACTTTGCGCTCCTGGCCGACTGGCTCCGGCCGGCGCTCGCGGAAAGCCTCACCACTTACGCCCCCGGAAAAGTCCCGCCTGGACAGATCAGCTTGTCCGCCGTGGGGGAGGCGGGCGCACTCCTCGGTGCCGCCGGCAGCGTGGTGCGGTCCCTCGTTGAGGCCCCGCACCGGCTGCAGGCATAG